The Catellatospora citrea DNA segment CCGATCAGCGCGGGGGAGATGATGCCGACCGCGGGCACGAACAGCGCCCCGGCCAGGCCCGCCATGCCGGCGGCGACGACGTACGCGACGAGCTTGACGTTGGCGGGGTTGTAGCCGAGGAAGCGCACCCGGTTCTCGGAGTCGCGGACCGCGACCAGCAGCTCGCCGTAGCGGGAGTGCATGAGCTGGCGGGTCAGCGCGAGCAGGGCCAGCAGCACCCCGGCGATGATGAAGTAGACCATGCGCTGGTTGACCGGGTCGTCGAGGTCGTAGCCGAAGAAGCCCTCGATGTCGGTGAGCCCGTTGGTGCCGCCGGTGGTGCCCTGCTGGCCGATCAGCAGGATCACCATGGCGGCGGCCAGGGCCTGGCTGAGGATCGCGAAGTACGCCCCGCGCACCCGCCGCCGGAACACCAGCGAGCCGAGCCCGAAGGCGACCAGCATCGGCAGCAGCACCGTGGCGGCCAGCGCGAACACCGGGTCAGCGAACGGGGCCCACCACGCGGGGAGCTCGTCGAGCTGCCCGTACAGCTCCATGAAGTCGGGCATGTTGCCCTCGCCCGCGTCGGCGAGCTTGAGGTGCATGGCCATCGCGTAGCCGCCCAGGCCGAAGAACACGCCCTGGCCGAGGGTGAGCAGCCCGCCGCGGCCCCAGGCCAGCCCGATGCCGACGGCGACGATGGCGAAGCACAGGTATTTGGCCAGCAGGCTGAGCCGGAAATCGGTCAGCAGCGCAGGGGCGGCCGCGAACAGCACCACCGCACCGAGCCCGAAGCCCACCCACGCCCGCACGCGTGGGCTCACGGCGTTCATGCCAGGCTCCGGGTCCGGAGCGTGAACAGGCCCTGGGGCCGCCACTGCAGGAACGCCACGATGGCGACGAACACGATCACCTTGGCGACGCTGAGCGTGGTCAGGTACTCGACCATCGCCTGCAGCATGCCGAGCACGAAGGCCACGATCACGCTCCCCTTGAGCTGCCCGATGCCGCCGACCACGACGACGAGGAAGGCGTCGATGATGATGTTGGTGCCCATGGTCGGGCCGATCGGGCCGAGCAGGGTCAGCGCGACCCCGGCGACCCCGGCCAGACCGGAACCGATGAAGAAGGTGAGCCGGTCGACCCGCCCGGTCGGGATGCCGGAGACCGCGGCCAGGTCGCGGTTCTGCACCACGGCCCGGATACGGCGGCCCAGCGGGGTGAACTTGAGCGCGGCGGTCAGCGCGGCGACCGCGAGCACGACCAGGCCGAGGATGAACAGGCGGCTGTTGGCGATGCTCAGGTCCGCGCCGAGTGACGTGCTCTCGGTGAGCAGGTCGGGGGCCTTGGTCTGCACGTTCGGCGCGCCGAAGACGTCCCGGGCCAATTGTTGCAGCATCAGCGAGACGCCCCAGGTGACCAGCAGGGTGTCCAGCGGCCGGGTGTAGAGGCGGCGGATCAGCGCCCATTCCAGCAGCACGCCCATCGCGCCCGCGACGGCGAAGGCGACGGGCAGCGCGACGAGCAGCGACAGGCCCGCGTCGGTGATGGTCTGCTGCAGCACGTACGTGGTGTAGGCGCCGGCCATGATGAACTCGCCGTGCGCCATGTTGATGACGTTCATCTGGCCGAAGGTCAGGGCCAGGCCGAGCGCGATGAGCAGCAGCACCGCGCCGATGCTGACGCCGGTGAACAGCTGCCCGAGGATCACTGTCATGCGTTGCCGCCTAGAGCTGGGACGGGGCGGTGGAGCGGCCGCGACGACCGCTCCACCGCCGACGGTGGGTCAGGACAGGCCGGTCGCCCAGGGGTAGCCCTTGAGGTACGGGTCCGGCTTGACCGGCCCCCCGGAGTTCCACACCTCGGTGATCAGTCCGTCGTCGCCGATCTTGCCGATGCGCGCGGTCTTGTGGATGTGCTGCGTCGCGCCGTCGATGGTGACCAGGCCCTCGGGTGCCTCGAAGGTGACGCCGTTCGAGGCGCCCTTCACCTTCTCCACGTCGAACGAGCCGGCCTTCTCGACCATGGCCTTCCACAGGTAGACCGACACGTACGCGGCCTCCATCGGGTCGCTGGTCGGCTTGTCCGCGCCGAACTTCGCCTTGTACGCCTTGACGAACTTGTCGTTGGCCGCGCCCGTGGTCGTCTGGTAGTAGTTCCAGGCCGTGAGCTGGCCGGACAGGTACTGCGTGCCGATGCTCTTGACCTCCTCCTCGGCGATGGACACCGAGACGACCGGCATCGACGCGGCGGTCAGGCCCGCGGACTTGTACTCCTTGAAGAAGGCCACGTTGCTGTCGCCGTTGAGGGTGTTGAACACGGCCTCGGCCTTGGAGGCCTTGACCTTGTTGACGATCGTGCCGAACTCGGTGCTGCCCAGCGGCGCGTAGTCCTCACCGAGCACCTTGAGGCCGTTGGCCTCGGCGTACGCCTTGATGATCTTGTTGGCGGTACGCGGGAAGACGTAGTCGCTGCCGACCAGGTAGACCGACTTCTTGCCCTGTGCCTTGAGGTAGTCCAGGCCGGGCACGATCTGCTGGTTGGTGGTCGCGCCGGTGTAGAAGATGTACGGCGACTGCTCCAGGCCCTCGTACTGCACGGGGTAGAACAGCAGCGCCTTGTTCTCCTCGAAGACCGGCTTCACGGCCTTGCGGCTGGCCGAGGTCCAGCAGCCGAAGACGGCCGCCACCCGGTCCACTTTGATCAGCTTCTCGGCCTT contains these protein-coding regions:
- the urtC gene encoding urea ABC transporter permease subunit UrtC is translated as MNAVSPRVRAWVGFGLGAVVLFAAAPALLTDFRLSLLAKYLCFAIVAVGIGLAWGRGGLLTLGQGVFFGLGGYAMAMHLKLADAGEGNMPDFMELYGQLDELPAWWAPFADPVFALAATVLLPMLVAFGLGSLVFRRRVRGAYFAILSQALAAAMVILLIGQQGTTGGTNGLTDIEGFFGYDLDDPVNQRMVYFIIAGVLLALLALTRQLMHSRYGELLVAVRDSENRVRFLGYNPANVKLVAYVVAAGMAGLAGALFVPAVGIISPALIGIVPSIEFVIGVAVGGRAALLGPVLGAVAVAWAKTALSERFPGTWTYLQGAMFVLVVAFLPGGLASLWGMVKRRRETATPPAPQAEAPVLVKEAAA
- the urtB gene encoding urea ABC transporter permease subunit UrtB, which encodes MTVILGQLFTGVSIGAVLLLIALGLALTFGQMNVINMAHGEFIMAGAYTTYVLQQTITDAGLSLLVALPVAFAVAGAMGVLLEWALIRRLYTRPLDTLLVTWGVSLMLQQLARDVFGAPNVQTKAPDLLTESTSLGADLSIANSRLFILGLVVLAVAALTAALKFTPLGRRIRAVVQNRDLAAVSGIPTGRVDRLTFFIGSGLAGVAGVALTLLGPIGPTMGTNIIIDAFLVVVVGGIGQLKGSVIVAFVLGMLQAMVEYLTTLSVAKVIVFVAIVAFLQWRPQGLFTLRTRSLA
- the urtA gene encoding urea ABC transporter substrate-binding protein — protein: MLRFHRRRLAACSVALAAALAVSACGSKTGESDTTGGVTADTSGDTVKVGLLNSLSGTMAISEVTVRDAIMLAVEEINAAGGVLGKKLAPVGEDGASDWPTFAEKAEKLIKVDRVAAVFGCWTSASRKAVKPVFEENKALLFYPVQYEGLEQSPYIFYTGATTNQQIVPGLDYLKAQGKKSVYLVGSDYVFPRTANKIIKAYAEANGLKVLGEDYAPLGSTEFGTIVNKVKASKAEAVFNTLNGDSNVAFFKEYKSAGLTAASMPVVSVSIAEEEVKSIGTQYLSGQLTAWNYYQTTTGAANDKFVKAYKAKFGADKPTSDPMEAAYVSVYLWKAMVEKAGSFDVEKVKGASNGVTFEAPEGLVTIDGATQHIHKTARIGKIGDDGLITEVWNSGGPVKPDPYLKGYPWATGLS